A single window of Providencia alcalifaciens DNA harbors:
- the ispB gene encoding octaprenyl diphosphate synthase: MNLESIVELTAEDMSAVNEAILSQLNSDVALINQLGYYIVSGGGKRIRPMIAILAGRSLGYSEHKHIQVAALIEFIHTATLLHDDVVDESDMRRGKQTANAVFGNAASVLVGDFIYTRSFQMMTDLDSMRVLKLMSEATNVIAEGEVLQLMNCNDPDITEESYMQVIYSKTARLFEAASHASAILANATPEQEKALQDYGRYIGTAFQLVDDLLDYDADNTQLGKNTGDDLDEGKPTLPLLHAMQHGNAEESALIRQAIEQGNGRHLLDTVLGTMKRCGSLEYTYQRAQEESQKAIDALNALEDSVYKEALIGLAHVAIQRHS; encoded by the coding sequence ATGAATTTAGAATCTATCGTTGAACTGACAGCCGAGGATATGTCAGCAGTAAATGAAGCGATCCTCAGCCAATTAAACTCAGACGTAGCATTAATCAATCAATTAGGTTATTACATCGTTAGCGGAGGCGGAAAAAGGATCCGTCCAATGATCGCGATCCTCGCAGGACGATCTCTTGGCTATTCTGAACACAAACATATTCAAGTTGCTGCATTAATCGAATTCATCCATACCGCCACTTTATTACACGATGATGTGGTCGATGAATCTGATATGCGTCGTGGAAAACAGACTGCTAACGCAGTATTTGGTAATGCGGCAAGCGTATTAGTCGGTGACTTTATTTATACTCGATCCTTCCAAATGATGACGGATCTTGATTCGATGCGTGTTTTAAAACTGATGTCTGAAGCCACTAACGTGATCGCTGAAGGTGAAGTTTTACAATTAATGAACTGCAACGATCCTGACATTACTGAAGAGAGCTACATGCAAGTGATCTACAGTAAAACTGCGCGTCTATTTGAAGCGGCGTCTCACGCATCCGCTATTTTAGCCAATGCCACGCCTGAGCAAGAGAAAGCGCTGCAAGATTATGGTCGCTATATTGGGACAGCATTCCAGTTAGTCGACGATCTTCTGGATTATGATGCGGATAATACCCAGTTAGGTAAAAACACCGGTGATGATCTTGATGAAGGGAAACCAACGCTACCACTGTTACACGCAATGCAACATGGTAATGCAGAAGAGTCAGCGCTAATTAGGCAAGCGATTGAACAAGGAAATGGTCGCCATCTATTAGACACCGTCCTTGGCACAATGAAACGTTGCGGCTCATTAGAATACACTTACCAACGCGCACAAGAAGAATCTCAAAAGGCCATTGATGCTTTAAATGCCCTTGAAGACTCAGTGTATAAAGAAGCATTGATTGGTTTAGCGCACGTTGCTATTCAGCGCCATTCATAA
- a CDS encoding DNA-binding protein, whose amino-acid sequence MKKLWFTAKELAGLEGLPSSPQGINLMARREGWKSRRKRGVQGKAVEYYMESLPSEIQGQLSLHEPSAPYQVQRIDALQIWSEAYYQLTEDERKMFVKYILRHGLSSLLAKIEPESEDE is encoded by the coding sequence ATGAAAAAATTGTGGTTCACTGCGAAAGAATTAGCAGGATTAGAAGGTCTTCCATCTTCACCTCAGGGAATTAACTTGATGGCGAGAAGGGAAGGTTGGAAAAGTCGTCGTAAAAGAGGTGTTCAAGGGAAAGCCGTTGAATACTATATGGAAAGCTTGCCGAGTGAGATCCAAGGCCAGCTGTCACTCCATGAGCCATCGGCACCGTATCAAGTTCAACGTATTGATGCGCTGCAAATTTGGTCTGAGGCTTATTACCAACTGACGGAAGATGAGCGCAAAATGTTTGTGAAATATATTTTGCGTCACGGGTTATCATCGCTATTGGCAAAAATAGAGCCTGAATCCGAAGATGAATAA
- a CDS encoding DNA-binding protein, whose protein sequence is MNKEWLTAKELVGRQGLPTSTQGINAMARREKWLSRKRRGIQGKALEYHISSVPIDLEEFTVMYETSGGYQIKRDEHAHIWQEAYNQLSQDERVKILSFIMRKGALALIHLINQNSHT, encoded by the coding sequence ATGAATAAGGAATGGTTAACAGCAAAAGAACTCGTTGGGCGTCAGGGGCTTCCGACAAGTACCCAAGGTATTAATGCCATGGCGAGGCGAGAAAAGTGGTTGAGTCGAAAACGAAGAGGTATTCAAGGAAAAGCATTGGAATACCATATTAGTTCGGTTCCCATTGATCTCGAAGAGTTCACTGTGATGTATGAAACTTCGGGAGGCTATCAAATCAAGCGTGATGAACATGCGCATATTTGGCAGGAAGCTTATAACCAGCTTTCCCAAGATGAACGGGTGAAGATCTTATCGTTTATTATGCGTAAAGGTGCTTTGGCTTTAATTCATCTTATTAATCAAAATAGCCATACATAG
- the mdh gene encoding malate dehydrogenase: MKVAVLGAAGGIGQALALLLKNQLPAGSELSLYDIAPVTPGVAADLSHIPTDVKVVGFAGEDATPALKGADVVLISAGVARKPGMDRSDLFNVNAGIVRNLVQQIAVTCPKALIGIITNPVNTTVAIAAEVLKKAGVYDKNRLFGVTTLDIIRSNTFVAELKGKKTHEVEVPVIGGHSGVTILPLLSQIPGVSFTDEEIAALTKRIQNAGTEVVEAKAGGGSATLSMGQAAARLGLSLIRGLQGESNVVECVYTEGEGQHARFFAQPVVLGKNGIEKHLPIGELSDFEKKALNDMLDVLKGDIELGEKFING, translated from the coding sequence ATGAAAGTTGCAGTCCTAGGTGCAGCAGGTGGTATCGGTCAGGCTCTAGCCCTTCTTCTCAAAAACCAGCTCCCAGCAGGTTCAGAACTCTCCCTCTACGACATCGCGCCAGTAACTCCAGGTGTTGCCGCTGACTTAAGCCACATCCCTACCGACGTTAAAGTGGTTGGTTTTGCGGGTGAAGATGCAACCCCAGCACTAAAAGGTGCGGATGTAGTATTAATTTCTGCGGGCGTTGCACGTAAGCCAGGTATGGATCGCTCTGACCTGTTCAATGTGAACGCAGGTATTGTACGTAACCTTGTCCAACAAATCGCGGTTACCTGCCCGAAAGCACTGATCGGTATTATCACTAACCCAGTGAATACCACCGTTGCTATCGCGGCCGAAGTACTGAAGAAAGCTGGCGTGTATGATAAAAACCGTCTGTTTGGTGTAACAACACTGGATATCATTCGTTCAAATACTTTCGTTGCTGAATTAAAAGGTAAGAAAACTCACGAAGTTGAAGTGCCAGTTATTGGTGGTCACTCAGGCGTGACAATCCTACCATTACTGTCTCAAATTCCTGGTGTTAGCTTCACTGATGAAGAAATCGCAGCACTGACTAAGCGTATTCAAAACGCAGGTACTGAAGTGGTTGAAGCTAAAGCGGGTGGCGGATCTGCAACACTGTCTATGGGCCAAGCGGCAGCACGTCTGGGCTTATCTCTGATCCGTGGTCTGCAAGGCGAAAGCAACGTGGTTGAGTGTGTATACACTGAAGGTGAAGGTCAACACGCTCGTTTCTTCGCACAACCAGTTGTGTTAGGTAAAAATGGTATCGAAAAACATTTACCAATCGGTGAATTAAGTGATTTTGAGAAAAAAGCACTTAATGACATGTTAGATGTGCTGAAAGGCGATATCGAGTTAGGTGAAAAATTCATTAATGGCTAA
- the argR gene encoding transcriptional regulator ArgR has translation MRTMSKQEDLVKAFKALLKEEKFSSQAEIVIALQEQGFENINQSKISRMLTKFGAVRTRNAKMEMVYCLPTEPGVPTATSPLKNLVLDVDYNHSIVVIRTSPGAAQLIARLLDSLGKAEGILGSIAGDDTIFSTPTNDFTTRELYEAILVLFEQEL, from the coding sequence ATGCGCACTATGTCGAAACAAGAAGACTTGGTAAAAGCCTTTAAGGCACTCCTTAAAGAAGAAAAATTCAGTTCACAAGCCGAAATTGTGATCGCTCTTCAAGAACAAGGCTTCGAAAACATTAATCAATCTAAAATTTCCAGAATGTTGACGAAGTTTGGTGCTGTACGTACCCGCAACGCAAAAATGGAAATGGTGTATTGCCTACCAACCGAGCCTGGTGTCCCTACTGCCACTAGCCCACTGAAGAACTTAGTTCTGGATGTTGATTACAACCACTCTATTGTTGTGATCCGTACCAGCCCAGGAGCAGCACAGTTAATTGCCCGCCTATTAGACTCCTTAGGCAAAGCTGAAGGCATCTTAGGCAGCATCGCTGGCGATGATACTATTTTCTCAACGCCAACCAACGATTTCACCACTCGTGAATTGTACGAAGCCATTTTGGTGCTTTTCGAACAAGAACTTTAG
- a CDS encoding DUF6122 family protein, with protein MLFEILRNIVHYGFHFLVPFLFGYLFWRKNWKLAGLLMVSTMAIDLDHLLADPIFDPDRCGVGFHPMHTIWAAIAYVVLFFFPSWKFKAIAVGCLFHLFTDSVDCYLGSVKKEMQGTVLSCSGLPERANVELPQQL; from the coding sequence GTGTTATTTGAGATCTTAAGGAATATCGTTCACTACGGTTTCCATTTTTTAGTGCCCTTTTTATTTGGCTATTTATTTTGGCGAAAAAATTGGAAGCTAGCTGGATTGTTAATGGTCTCTACGATGGCTATCGATCTCGATCACCTTCTTGCGGATCCTATTTTTGATCCTGATCGTTGCGGCGTAGGCTTTCATCCTATGCACACCATTTGGGCGGCCATCGCTTATGTCGTCTTATTCTTCTTCCCTTCATGGAAATTCAAAGCGATCGCCGTCGGCTGTCTGTTTCACTTATTCACAGACTCGGTGGATTGTTATCTTGGCAGCGTTAAAAAAGAGATGCAAGGCACGGTATTAAGCTGCTCCGGGCTACCAGAACGCGCAAACGTCGAACTTCCTCAGCAGCTATAA
- the mpl gene encoding UDP-N-acetylmuramate:L-alanyl-gamma-D-glutamyl-meso-diaminopimelate ligase, producing MHIHILGICGTFMGSLAILARSLGHKVTGSDANVYPPMSTLLEKQGIELIQGFDPAQLEPTPDMVVIGNAMTRGNPCVEAVLERGLPYTSGPQWLHDHVLPERWVLAVAGTHGKTTTAGMLAWILQDCGYEPGFLIGGVPGNFDVSSQIGKSPFFVIEADEYDCAFFDKRSKFVHYSPKTLILNNLEFDHADIFENLEAIQKQFHHLVRIVPSSGKIFMPSNDNNLKQVMNMGCWSEQELVGENGEWHAVKLNHDGSQFEVYYQQEKVGEVNWSQVGNHNIQNGLMAIAAAHHVGVPAKEACLALDKFINARRRLELRGVENEVSVYDDFAHHPTAILATLEALRSKVGGTSRIIAVLEPRSNTMKMGISKNDIAPALGRADEVFLFQPSNIPWMVTEIAEHCVQPARWHADIDTLANMVVETAQPGDHILVMSNGGFGGIHEKLLAGLKHKAEAKSDE from the coding sequence ATGCACATACATATTTTAGGCATATGCGGAACCTTCATGGGCAGCTTAGCTATTTTAGCTCGTTCTTTAGGACACAAAGTGACTGGGTCCGACGCAAACGTCTACCCACCGATGAGTACATTGCTTGAAAAACAAGGCATTGAACTAATTCAAGGATTCGATCCTGCGCAGTTAGAGCCAACCCCTGATATGGTGGTGATTGGGAATGCGATGACCCGTGGAAACCCATGTGTTGAAGCCGTATTAGAACGTGGTTTACCTTATACCTCAGGGCCACAATGGCTCCATGACCATGTCCTTCCTGAGCGCTGGGTATTAGCTGTTGCTGGGACACATGGCAAAACCACAACGGCGGGTATGCTGGCGTGGATCCTGCAAGATTGTGGTTATGAACCAGGTTTTCTGATTGGCGGTGTTCCGGGGAACTTTGATGTTTCGTCCCAGATTGGTAAAAGCCCTTTCTTCGTTATTGAAGCGGATGAGTATGATTGCGCATTCTTTGATAAGCGATCTAAATTCGTACATTACAGCCCTAAAACGCTGATTTTGAATAACCTCGAATTCGATCACGCGGATATTTTTGAAAATCTCGAAGCGATTCAAAAGCAATTCCATCACTTGGTTCGTATTGTGCCAAGTAGCGGCAAGATCTTTATGCCAAGTAACGACAATAACCTCAAGCAAGTAATGAATATGGGGTGTTGGAGTGAACAAGAGTTGGTGGGAGAAAATGGTGAATGGCATGCTGTAAAACTTAATCATGATGGCAGCCAGTTTGAGGTGTATTACCAACAAGAAAAAGTGGGTGAAGTGAACTGGTCTCAAGTGGGTAATCACAATATCCAAAATGGTTTGATGGCCATTGCTGCTGCACACCATGTTGGTGTACCTGCGAAAGAAGCTTGTTTAGCATTGGATAAATTTATTAACGCCCGTCGCCGTCTTGAACTACGAGGTGTTGAGAACGAGGTCAGTGTTTATGATGACTTTGCTCATCATCCAACGGCAATTTTAGCGACGTTAGAAGCATTACGTAGCAAAGTTGGCGGTACTTCTCGCATTATTGCTGTACTGGAACCTCGTTCAAATACCATGAAAATGGGGATCAGCAAAAATGATATCGCACCCGCTTTAGGGCGCGCAGATGAAGTCTTTTTATTCCAACCTAGCAATATTCCGTGGATGGTCACAGAAATTGCAGAGCATTGTGTGCAGCCTGCGCGCTGGCACGCAGATATTGATACGCTCGCCAATATGGTGGTGGAGACGGCTCAGCCCGGTGACCATATTCTGGTGATGAGTAATGGTGGTTTTGGTGGTATTCATGAAAAACTGCTGGCAGGCCTAAAACATAAAGCCGAAGCTAAATCTGACGAGTAG
- the fbp gene encoding class 1 fructose-bisphosphatase, with protein sequence MKTLGEFIVEKQQDFPHATGELTALLSAIKLGAKIIHRDINKAGLVDILGTSGVSNVQGEVQMKLDLYANEKLKAALKARGEVAGIASEEEDEIVIFEGDRAENAKYVVLMDPLDGSSNIDVNVSVGTIFSIYHRITPIGQPVTEADFLQPGNRQVAAGYVVYGSSTMLVYTTGFGVHAFTYDPSLGVFCLSHEAVMFPAEGKMYSINEGNYIKFPMGVKKYIKYCQEQDEATHRPYTTRYIGSLVADFHRNLLKGGIYIYPSTASHPTGKLRLLYECNPISFLAEQAGGKASDGTNRVLDIIPTKLHQRVPFFVGTKAMVEKAESFMREYPDAE encoded by the coding sequence ATGAAAACATTAGGCGAATTCATCGTCGAAAAGCAACAAGATTTTCCTCATGCAACAGGTGAGCTGACTGCATTACTGTCAGCTATCAAACTGGGCGCTAAAATTATCCATCGTGATATTAACAAAGCTGGACTCGTTGACATTCTCGGCACAAGCGGTGTTTCGAATGTTCAAGGTGAAGTTCAGATGAAGCTTGACCTGTATGCAAACGAAAAACTGAAAGCGGCTTTGAAAGCGCGCGGAGAAGTCGCGGGTATCGCCTCAGAAGAAGAAGATGAAATCGTCATTTTCGAAGGTGATCGTGCAGAAAACGCGAAATATGTCGTTTTAATGGACCCTCTGGATGGTTCTTCGAACATCGATGTAAACGTTTCCGTTGGAACAATCTTCTCTATTTACCACCGTATTACCCCAATTGGTCAACCAGTTACAGAAGCTGACTTCTTACAACCAGGTAACCGCCAAGTTGCTGCGGGCTATGTGGTTTACGGTTCATCAACCATGCTGGTATACACCACTGGTTTCGGCGTTCATGCCTTCACCTACGATCCATCATTAGGTGTATTCTGTCTGTCTCATGAAGCAGTCATGTTCCCAGCAGAAGGTAAAATGTATTCCATTAACGAAGGTAACTACATCAAGTTCCCTATGGGCGTTAAGAAATACATCAAATATTGCCAAGAGCAGGATGAAGCAACCCACCGCCCATATACCACTCGTTATATCGGCTCTTTAGTGGCGGACTTCCACCGTAACTTACTCAAAGGCGGTATTTATATTTACCCAAGCACAGCTAGCCATCCAACAGGTAAACTGCGCCTTCTGTACGAATGCAACCCAATTTCATTCTTAGCAGAACAAGCGGGCGGTAAAGCAAGTGATGGTACTAACCGCGTGTTAGACATCATCCCAACCAAGCTGCATCAACGTGTGCCGTTCTTTGTGGGAACGAAAGCCATGGTTGAGAAAGCGGAATCCTTTATGCGTGAGTACCCAGACGCAGAATAA
- the ppa gene encoding inorganic diphosphatase codes for MGLNNVPAGKELPEDIYVIIEIPANADPIKYEVDKESGALFVDRFMSTAMFYPCNYGYINNTLSLDGDPVDVLVPTPYPLQPGSVIRCRPVGVLKMTDESGEDAKLVAVPHTKLSKEYDHIKDVNDIPELLRAQITHFFEHYKDLEKGKWVKVDGWENAEAAKAEIIASFERAAKK; via the coding sequence ATGGGCCTGAACAATGTACCAGCAGGTAAAGAACTGCCTGAAGATATCTACGTAATCATCGAAATCCCAGCTAACGCAGATCCAATCAAATATGAAGTTGATAAAGAATCTGGCGCACTGTTTGTAGACCGTTTCATGTCTACTGCGATGTTCTATCCATGCAACTACGGTTACATCAACAACACCCTATCTTTAGATGGTGACCCAGTTGACGTTTTAGTACCAACTCCATATCCATTACAACCAGGTTCAGTCATCCGTTGCCGTCCAGTTGGCGTACTGAAAATGACTGATGAATCTGGTGAAGATGCGAAATTAGTTGCAGTACCGCACACTAAACTGAGCAAAGAATACGATCACATCAAAGATGTGAACGACATTCCTGAGCTGCTGCGTGCGCAAATCACTCACTTCTTTGAGCATTACAAAGATTTAGAAAAAGGCAAGTGGGTTAAAGTTGACGGTTGGGAGAATGCAGAAGCAGCTAAAGCTGAAATCATCGCTTCTTTCGAACGCGCTGCAAAAAAATAA
- a CDS encoding pyridoxal phosphate-dependent decarboxylase family protein translates to MNQSELLARQSANLLTPEFEQQYHNIVANFFSRDPNKWPIFNDPKIQAITQFRKTTLADSQLINQYPNGAQWFNQLAQQSHVQQQINLPGDQQDTLLAFASALCKNWENPLSVENVIAMPSDPALYGSMLGLLGNPNMVYCEYSGVADSMEKTVIKQVANLIGYDENQASGLFTQGGTMCNLYGYLFGIRKTLKDSRQLGMSVDQDYRIINSQGGHYSNITNLSLLGVDIQNKTIRIKVASDNTIDLHDLEQQIRACYTVHCKIPVILLTAGTTDTFGVDEIKQVYELRNRLCEEFEVTEKPHIHVDAAVGWPIIFFINYDFNTNPLAINEATLFGLRHTVEKFKQLKYADSITIDFHKWGYVPYTSSLVMVRDGNDFKALENSSENFTYFEHDLEGQTHLQSTIECSRSGVGIFGAYAGLHYLGIEGYQTIIAHCLQNANYMRNQLIEMENAAVMVPQNQGPSVGFRLYSPKLNADPQDIFNYELSCAGDKAAYETMIRNSKWHRNLFLTRGKAGLFTNWVDSIACSTYAEHNRFVYIPGEKAVFMNPTTERHHIDEFVKMFKAMSHA, encoded by the coding sequence GTGAATCAATCAGAGCTTCTTGCTCGCCAAAGTGCGAACCTACTCACACCCGAATTCGAACAGCAGTACCACAATATTGTGGCGAACTTTTTTAGCCGCGATCCGAATAAATGGCCTATTTTTAATGATCCAAAAATCCAAGCTATCACCCAATTTCGTAAAACCACACTCGCAGACAGTCAGCTAATTAATCAATATCCAAATGGCGCTCAGTGGTTCAATCAACTGGCTCAGCAGTCCCATGTCCAGCAGCAGATTAATTTACCGGGAGATCAACAAGATACCCTGCTAGCTTTTGCTTCCGCATTATGTAAAAACTGGGAAAACCCGCTGTCCGTCGAAAACGTGATTGCGATGCCTTCAGACCCTGCATTATACGGTTCTATGCTAGGCCTTTTAGGCAACCCTAACATGGTTTATTGCGAATATTCCGGCGTCGCCGATTCCATGGAAAAAACGGTGATAAAACAAGTCGCTAACTTAATTGGTTATGATGAAAACCAAGCGTCTGGATTGTTCACTCAAGGCGGGACCATGTGTAATTTATATGGTTACCTATTTGGCATTCGCAAAACATTAAAAGATTCTCGCCAGCTGGGTATGTCCGTGGATCAAGACTACCGGATCATCAACTCCCAAGGCGGCCACTACTCCAATATCACTAACCTGTCATTACTGGGTGTGGATATTCAAAACAAAACCATTCGTATCAAAGTCGCCTCGGATAACACCATCGACTTACATGACTTAGAGCAGCAGATCCGCGCCTGTTATACCGTCCACTGCAAGATCCCCGTGATCTTATTAACCGCAGGTACCACTGATACCTTTGGCGTCGATGAAATAAAACAGGTTTATGAACTACGAAACCGCCTGTGTGAAGAATTCGAAGTAACAGAAAAACCGCATATTCACGTAGATGCTGCGGTCGGTTGGCCAATTATTTTCTTTATTAATTATGATTTTAATACCAACCCGCTCGCTATCAATGAAGCCACACTGTTTGGATTACGCCACACCGTCGAAAAATTCAAACAACTTAAATATGCTGATTCCATCACTATCGACTTCCATAAATGGGGTTATGTCCCTTATACCTCGAGCTTAGTGATGGTGCGTGATGGCAATGATTTCAAAGCCCTTGAAAACTCATCTGAAAACTTCACGTACTTTGAGCACGATTTAGAAGGGCAAACTCACTTGCAATCCACCATTGAGTGTAGCCGTAGTGGGGTTGGGATCTTTGGCGCTTATGCAGGGCTGCATTATCTTGGTATTGAAGGGTACCAAACCATCATTGCTCACTGCCTACAAAATGCTAACTACATGCGCAACCAGTTGATTGAAATGGAAAATGCAGCGGTTATGGTGCCTCAAAATCAGGGGCCTAGTGTCGGCTTTCGCCTTTATTCCCCTAAATTGAATGCAGATCCACAGGACATTTTTAACTATGAATTAAGTTGTGCTGGCGATAAAGCCGCTTATGAAACCATGATTAGAAATAGCAAATGGCATCGCAATCTGTTCTTAACACGCGGCAAAGCTGGCCTATTCACTAATTGGGTAGATTCCATCGCCTGTTCAACTTATGCGGAACATAATCGTTTTGTTTACATTCCAGGTGAAAAAGCGGTCTTTATGAATCCAACCACAGAACGCCATCATATTGATGAGTTCGTAAAAATGTTCAAAGCCATGAGCCACGCTTAA
- a CDS encoding gamma-glutamylcyclotransferase family protein has protein sequence MRIIVYGSLRRKQGNHHWMTYAQLLGEHKLEGYELYDLGYYPAVIRGNGMIECEVYRINPSILTELDELKKNSQDYERELIPTPYGNAWIYLYKHSVEGLPHIKSGDWLKRHEEE, from the coding sequence ATGCGTATCATTGTTTATGGCAGTTTAAGGCGCAAGCAAGGGAATCATCACTGGATGACTTATGCTCAGCTGCTAGGTGAGCATAAGCTAGAAGGCTATGAACTGTATGACCTTGGATATTATCCAGCGGTTATCAGAGGGAATGGCATGATTGAATGCGAAGTTTATCGTATCAATCCGTCTATTCTGACTGAGTTAGACGAACTGAAGAAAAATTCACAAGATTATGAGCGTGAGTTAATTCCAACACCTTACGGTAATGCGTGGATTTATCTCTATAAACACTCAGTTGAAGGCCTGCCTCACATCAAAAGTGGTGATTGGCTAAAGCGCCATGAAGAAGAGTAA